The proteins below are encoded in one region of Aequorivita iocasae:
- a CDS encoding T9SS type A sorting domain-containing protein, producing the protein MKTKLLFLSTLFLSFSINAQIDFEAHITVDDTGGTNNPTSVYAADLDGDGDMDMISSSINDSKLAWYKNTNGSFGAQQIITENAIRTNQVIAIDIDNDGDIDLVNATYYGIFWYENVDGQGNFGTPQTVSAPDTQAREIQAADMDGDGDLDITANSSSTNSIAWFENMDGQGTFSVEHIIANNSASYNNIYVEDLDSDGDMDILVSDYTNDNVSWFKNINGQGDFGSIQVISTNVQRPRGVSAADIDGDGDKDVLATSLLFDQKLVWYENLNGQGNFGPQRFVSADVQGQFLVTSADVDNDGYLDVISGSDAQGIIYWYKNLDGLGNFGPKQQITNQTEYLREMNLADLDSDGDLDLISASATDDKIAYYINTDGQGNFGTQNVVVEINGTNRPYTVMSIDMDGDGDKDVICASSGDDKISWLENMDGIGNFSSPKTISLQLNYPISIDAADIDGDGDMDVVSQSYYNNTVAWFENMDGQGTSFTAHIFSPLISSPYVTYPMDVDNDGDIDIVSGGDFGLLWYENVDSQGNFSPTQVINTTGMCIESVRAADIDSDGLLDLVAADWCNDVLFWHKNNGGGNFGAQQTISTEISGSFSVDIKDMDNDGDQDVLASSFGDHSVIWFENLDNQGTFGPLRVINNNTEGAYEVYAKDLDADGDMDVLTASFSSNTVFWHENLGSGNFGSEQIVSSQVDNTTCVFADDFNDDGKMDVLASSYSLDEIIWFENRGPLGTEENTTNLFSIYPNPTNGFLNIKSATPLSEITVYNNLGQLLFISQKKNQVDISILSKGIYFVKIKGENGQTETKKVIKN; encoded by the coding sequence ATGAAAACAAAACTACTATTCCTATCAACACTATTCTTATCTTTTTCAATTAACGCCCAAATAGATTTTGAAGCGCATATTACTGTGGACGATACAGGCGGAACAAACAATCCGACATCAGTCTATGCCGCCGACCTTGATGGTGATGGCGATATGGATATGATATCTTCTTCCATAAACGACTCTAAATTAGCTTGGTATAAAAATACAAATGGAAGTTTCGGAGCACAACAAATAATTACAGAAAACGCAATTAGAACCAACCAAGTAATTGCTATAGATATTGATAATGATGGTGATATAGATTTAGTTAATGCTACCTATTATGGTATCTTTTGGTATGAAAACGTAGACGGTCAAGGAAATTTTGGAACTCCGCAAACTGTTAGCGCTCCAGATACACAAGCCAGAGAAATTCAAGCAGCAGATATGGACGGCGACGGCGATTTGGATATAACTGCAAATTCTAGCTCAACCAATTCAATTGCATGGTTTGAAAATATGGATGGGCAAGGTACTTTTTCTGTTGAGCACATTATCGCAAACAATTCAGCTAGCTATAATAATATTTATGTGGAAGATCTTGATAGCGATGGCGATATGGATATTTTGGTCTCAGACTATACAAATGATAATGTTTCTTGGTTCAAGAATATCAATGGTCAAGGAGATTTTGGCTCAATACAAGTTATCTCAACAAATGTGCAACGTCCAAGAGGGGTTTCGGCGGCAGATATTGATGGCGATGGAGATAAAGACGTTCTTGCCACTTCCCTATTATTCGACCAAAAATTAGTTTGGTATGAAAATTTAAACGGACAGGGCAATTTTGGTCCACAGCGTTTTGTAAGTGCTGATGTACAAGGTCAATTTTTGGTCACTTCTGCAGATGTGGATAATGATGGCTATTTAGACGTAATATCAGGATCCGATGCCCAAGGAATAATTTATTGGTACAAAAATCTGGATGGCCTTGGTAATTTCGGACCAAAACAACAAATAACAAACCAAACAGAATATCTTAGGGAAATGAACTTGGCAGATTTGGATAGCGATGGCGATTTAGATTTAATTTCCGCCTCTGCTACAGATGACAAAATAGCCTATTACATAAATACTGATGGACAAGGAAATTTTGGTACTCAAAATGTTGTGGTGGAAATTAACGGTACCAACAGACCATATACAGTTATGTCTATTGATATGGATGGTGATGGCGATAAGGATGTAATTTGTGCATCCAGTGGTGATGACAAAATATCTTGGTTAGAAAATATGGATGGTATAGGAAACTTTTCTTCACCAAAAACCATTTCTTTACAATTGAATTATCCAATCTCTATTGACGCGGCAGACATTGATGGCGATGGAGACATGGATGTAGTTTCTCAATCATATTATAATAACACAGTAGCGTGGTTTGAAAATATGGATGGGCAGGGCACCTCTTTCACAGCTCATATTTTTAGTCCGCTTATTTCATCTCCTTACGTAACCTATCCTATGGATGTAGATAATGATGGTGATATTGATATTGTTTCAGGTGGTGATTTTGGACTCTTATGGTATGAAAACGTTGATAGCCAAGGAAATTTTAGCCCAACCCAAGTTATTAATACCACAGGCATGTGTATAGAATCTGTTAGAGCTGCAGATATTGACAGTGATGGACTTTTAGATTTAGTTGCAGCAGACTGGTGTAATGATGTCCTATTTTGGCATAAAAATAACGGGGGAGGTAACTTTGGAGCACAACAAACAATTTCAACAGAAATAAGTGGTTCATTTTCCGTGGATATAAAAGATATGGATAATGACGGCGATCAGGACGTCCTTGCTTCCTCATTCGGCGACCATTCCGTAATTTGGTTTGAAAATTTAGATAACCAAGGTACTTTTGGCCCATTGAGAGTTATAAATAATAATACAGAGGGCGCCTATGAAGTCTATGCTAAAGATTTAGATGCAGATGGAGATATGGATGTACTTACAGCTTCTTTTTCTAGCAATACGGTCTTTTGGCATGAAAATCTTGGTAGTGGGAATTTTGGTTCAGAACAAATAGTCTCCTCCCAAGTTGACAATACAACTTGTGTATTTGCAGATGATTTTAACGACGACGGAAAAATGGACGTACTAGCATCGTCATATTCCTTAGACGAAATAATCTGGTTCGAAAACCGCGGCCCACTCGGCACCGAAGAAAACACAACTAACCTTTTCAGCATCTACCCAAACCCAACAAACGGTTTTTTAAATATTAAATCCGCTACACCGCTTTCCGAAATAACCGTTTATAACAACCTCGGGCAACTGCTTTTCATTTCACAAAAGAAGAATCAAGTAGATATTTCAATTTTAAGCAAGGGAATTTATTTCGTAAAAATAAAAGGTGAAAACGGACAAACAGAAACTAAAAAAGTGATTAAAAATTAG
- a CDS encoding T9SS type A sorting domain-containing protein encodes MKQILLLLALFSINTYAQIDVEPHIIVDSNPEVDGPYALTSADIDSDGDKDLFATSTKGDRVVWFKNLDGQGNFSEPIFISATMDYPMGLSIADIDNDNDLDLIAISNNDHKIAWFENLDGLGNFGPLRLAGSFTYVQTVDVKDMDGDGDIDIVAGGNFKISWLENLDGLGTFAPEKIISEEAYTESLQVGDIDGDGDMDVIMADWPRNMVAWYENIDGQGTFGPELVITVEAFWTNTVVLADFDNDGDLDAASISDSEYIAWYENTDGQGNFGQPIIIVEDISLAYKMHAADIDSDGDIDLFASLYFDGDLILLENDGAGNFNAPQVFYSDEFSPVSIIVDDFNGDNKMDVAAGIYVNIVFEDDQIIWFENRGPLGTEENTTNLFTIYPNPTNGLLYIKSTTSITEITVYNNLGQLLFTSEEKNQVDISTLCEGIYFIKINDKNGQTETKKVVKK; translated from the coding sequence ATGAAACAAATATTACTCCTTCTCGCATTATTCTCTATAAACACATATGCCCAAATAGATGTAGAACCGCATATCATTGTAGATTCAAATCCTGAAGTAGATGGCCCGTATGCTTTAACTTCCGCAGACATTGATAGTGATGGAGACAAAGATTTGTTCGCTACATCCACAAAAGGCGACAGAGTTGTTTGGTTCAAAAATCTGGACGGCCAGGGCAATTTTTCCGAACCAATTTTTATCTCCGCTACAATGGACTATCCAATGGGTCTATCCATCGCCGATATAGATAACGATAATGATCTGGATCTCATTGCAATTTCAAACAACGATCATAAAATTGCGTGGTTCGAAAATTTGGACGGGCTGGGGAATTTCGGCCCCCTAAGACTTGCAGGTAGTTTTACCTATGTGCAAACAGTGGATGTAAAAGATATGGATGGAGACGGCGATATCGACATTGTTGCGGGTGGAAATTTCAAGATCAGTTGGTTGGAAAACTTGGATGGGTTAGGCACCTTCGCCCCAGAAAAAATAATTTCGGAGGAAGCATATACAGAATCCCTCCAAGTGGGTGATATTGACGGAGATGGCGATATGGATGTAATTATGGCAGACTGGCCAAGAAATATGGTTGCTTGGTATGAAAATATAGACGGGCAAGGTACTTTTGGACCCGAGCTGGTAATAACTGTTGAAGCTTTTTGGACCAATACTGTGGTTTTAGCAGACTTTGACAATGATGGCGATTTAGATGCTGCTTCCATTTCAGATAGCGAATACATAGCGTGGTATGAAAATACCGATGGGCAAGGCAATTTCGGTCAACCTATTATCATTGTTGAAGATATATCTCTAGCATACAAAATGCATGCTGCAGATATCGACAGTGATGGGGACATAGATCTTTTTGCTTCACTCTATTTTGATGGTGATCTTATATTACTGGAGAATGATGGCGCAGGAAATTTCAACGCCCCTCAAGTTTTTTATTCAGATGAATTTAGCCCTGTATCCATTATAGTTGATGATTTTAACGGAGATAACAAAATGGATGTTGCGGCCGGAATTTATGTAAATATTGTTTTTGAAGACGATCAAATAATCTGGTTCGAAAACCGCGGCCCACTCGGCACCGAAGAAAACACAACTAACCTTTTCACCATCTACCCCAACCCAACAAACGGTTTGCTATACATAAAATCTACAACCTCAATTACTGAAATAACCGTTTACAACAACCTAGGCCAACTACTTTTCACTTCGGAAGAAAAAAATCAAGTGGATATTTCAACCTTATGCGAAGGAATCTACTTCATTAAAATCAATGATAAAAACGGACAAACAGAAACTAAAAAAGTGGTAAAAAAATAA
- a CDS encoding MFS transporter, whose translation MKPITRTVWILSLVSLFTDMASEILYPIMPIYLKSIGFSILLIGILEGLVEAVAGLSKGYFGQLSDSKVKRAPFVQLGYSLSAISKPMMAFFVYPLWIFFARTTDRLGKGIRTGARDAMLSAETNKTNKGKVFGFHRSMDTFGAVLGPALALVYLYFYPEDYINLFYIAFIPGVLAVVASFLLKDKKIETTSQKKKINFFSFIKYWKQSSAEYRKVVRGLLFFALFNSSDVFLLLKAKDAGLDDTWVIGIYIFYNLIYALTAYPLGSFADKIGLKKMFLFGLIIFSLVYFGMGLTTNLYTIIALFFGYGIYAAATEGISKAWITNICKDENTATAVGTYTAFQSILAMAASVMAGLLWFYFGANVTFFITAIATIFVVFYFLQLKLSA comes from the coding sequence TTGAAACCAATTACCCGCACCGTCTGGATCCTATCCCTTGTCAGTCTGTTTACAGACATGGCAAGCGAAATACTCTATCCAATAATGCCCATCTATTTAAAAAGCATTGGGTTTTCAATACTCTTAATAGGTATTTTGGAAGGTTTAGTTGAAGCTGTGGCAGGATTGAGCAAAGGATATTTTGGCCAACTTTCCGATAGTAAAGTAAAGCGAGCGCCCTTCGTGCAATTAGGTTATTCGCTCAGCGCCATTTCAAAACCGATGATGGCATTCTTCGTTTATCCGTTGTGGATTTTCTTTGCAAGAACCACAGATCGTCTCGGCAAAGGAATAAGAACCGGCGCACGCGATGCCATGCTTTCCGCAGAAACGAATAAAACCAACAAAGGAAAAGTTTTTGGTTTCCATCGGTCCATGGATACGTTTGGTGCCGTCCTCGGCCCAGCCTTAGCTTTGGTGTATCTCTATTTCTATCCCGAAGATTATATCAATTTATTTTACATCGCCTTCATCCCGGGGGTTTTAGCTGTTGTTGCTTCATTTCTTTTGAAAGACAAAAAAATAGAAACTACTTCTCAAAAAAAGAAAATAAATTTCTTCTCCTTCATAAAATACTGGAAGCAAAGTTCTGCAGAATACCGAAAAGTAGTTCGTGGACTTCTGTTTTTTGCCCTCTTCAACAGCAGTGATGTTTTTCTGCTTTTAAAAGCGAAAGATGCAGGACTGGACGATACTTGGGTAATCGGCATCTACATTTTCTACAATTTAATTTACGCCCTCACAGCCTATCCGCTGGGAAGCTTTGCAGATAAAATCGGTTTGAAAAAAATGTTCCTATTCGGATTAATAATATTCAGTTTGGTTTACTTCGGAATGGGTTTAACCACTAACCTATACACCATCATAGCCCTCTTCTTCGGCTACGGAATCTATGCCGCCGCTACTGAGGGCATTTCAAAAGCTTGGATTACAAACATTTGCAAAGATGAAAACACCGCAACGGCCGTGGGAACCTACACCGCTTTCCAAAGCATACTGGCAATGGCGGCAAGTGTAATGGCGGGACTGTTGTGGTTCTATTTTGGTGCAAACGTTACTTTTTTTATAACAGCCATAGCAACTATTTTCGTGGTTTTTTATTTTCTTCAACTAAAACTTTCAGCTTAA
- the pheT gene encoding phenylalanine--tRNA ligase subunit beta, whose amino-acid sequence MTISYNWLKQFINLPWDAEKTGELLTDLGLEVEGIEDFCSVKGGLEGVVVGHVLECTQHTNADRLKVTKVDIGTGEPIQIVCGAPNVAVGQKVPVATVGTTLYDAEDKTWQINKGKIRGEVSEGMICAEDELGLGKSHDGIMILDAKIKAGTSLAKVLEIENDKVFEIGLTPNRADAMSHWGVARDLKAGLLHKDISTKLNTPSTSSFRIDNRTLKIDVRVKDNALAPRYCGITISNLKVGASPAWVQNRLKAIGLSPINNIVDITNYVLHELGQPLHAFDASKIAGNVVNVTTLPSGTKFTTLDGIERELHEEDLMICDAEKPMCIAGVFGGINSGVTENTTSIFLESAYFNPVSIRKTAKRHNLSTDASFRFERGIDPNIADYALRHAAILIVQIAGGQITSDLIDVYPKKIEDHQVFLNFEKANKLIGEEIPKETIKEILTSLEMKVNNVTETGIGMTIPAYRNDVTRDVDVIEEILRVYGYNNVKFTQKLNASISTILPGEDYSVQNKIASRLTAIGFHEMLNNSLTSSKYSTLSETIKKNYNVAMLNPLSQDLSVMRQSMLFSGLEAIEYNSNRKNNNLKFFEFGKTYHNFPGGRTETKHLSLFVTGLKNESNWATPDAKSNFFFGKGVITTIMEGLGLDNYTEETPENDVFSEAIAFKRNKDILVEFGIVKTKITKELDVEAEVFYADFNWDLVLKQIPAGNFKLKPIAKFPAAQRDFALLLDDSVKFGDLRNAAFQSEKKLLKGVTLFDVYKGKNLPEGKKSYAISFTIQDEEKTLTDKQIDKIMGKLQQKFENDFGAVLR is encoded by the coding sequence ATGACAATTTCATACAACTGGCTAAAACAATTTATAAACCTTCCTTGGGACGCAGAAAAAACTGGCGAATTATTGACAGACCTAGGTCTTGAAGTAGAAGGAATAGAAGATTTTTGTTCCGTAAAGGGCGGTTTGGAAGGTGTTGTGGTTGGCCACGTGTTAGAATGCACCCAACATACCAATGCAGATAGATTGAAAGTAACCAAAGTTGACATTGGTACTGGCGAACCTATACAAATAGTTTGCGGCGCACCCAATGTTGCTGTTGGTCAAAAAGTTCCGGTAGCCACAGTAGGCACTACACTTTATGACGCTGAAGATAAAACTTGGCAAATAAACAAAGGTAAAATCCGTGGTGAGGTTAGTGAAGGAATGATATGTGCCGAAGACGAACTGGGGCTGGGAAAATCACACGACGGAATTATGATTTTGGACGCAAAAATAAAAGCCGGGACATCTTTAGCCAAAGTGTTGGAAATTGAAAACGACAAAGTTTTTGAAATTGGCCTCACCCCAAACCGTGCCGATGCCATGAGTCATTGGGGTGTAGCGCGCGACTTAAAGGCCGGCTTGCTTCACAAGGATATTTCCACAAAATTAAATACCCCTTCTACAAGTAGTTTTAGAATAGACAATCGTACTTTAAAAATTGATGTAAGGGTTAAAGACAACGCTTTAGCACCCCGGTACTGTGGAATTACCATCAGCAATTTAAAGGTTGGGGCTTCCCCTGCCTGGGTTCAAAATAGATTGAAAGCTATCGGGCTTTCACCTATTAATAATATTGTGGATATCACCAATTACGTACTCCACGAACTTGGCCAACCGCTCCATGCCTTTGATGCCTCAAAAATTGCGGGAAATGTTGTAAATGTGACAACACTTCCTTCGGGCACAAAATTCACCACGCTTGACGGCATTGAGCGTGAGCTTCACGAGGAAGATTTAATGATTTGCGATGCCGAAAAACCCATGTGTATCGCTGGTGTTTTTGGCGGAATTAATAGCGGGGTCACAGAAAACACAACCAGTATTTTCTTGGAAAGTGCTTACTTTAACCCTGTCAGCATCCGCAAAACCGCGAAGCGCCATAACTTGAGCACTGATGCTTCCTTCCGCTTTGAAAGAGGAATAGACCCAAACATAGCTGATTATGCTCTACGCCACGCGGCCATTTTGATTGTGCAGATCGCTGGCGGACAAATAACCAGTGATTTGATTGATGTGTATCCAAAAAAGATAGAGGACCATCAGGTATTTTTAAATTTTGAAAAAGCTAATAAATTGATTGGGGAAGAAATTCCGAAAGAAACCATTAAGGAAATTCTTACTTCGCTTGAGATGAAAGTGAACAATGTAACCGAAACTGGCATCGGGATGACCATTCCCGCTTACCGAAACGACGTTACTCGCGATGTGGATGTAATTGAGGAAATACTGCGGGTGTATGGTTACAACAACGTAAAATTTACACAAAAACTGAATGCTTCCATTTCAACCATTTTGCCGGGGGAAGATTATTCCGTTCAAAATAAAATTGCCTCACGGCTTACGGCCATCGGTTTCCACGAAATGTTGAACAATTCCCTTACCTCCTCAAAATATTCAACGCTGAGTGAAACTATAAAGAAAAATTACAACGTTGCCATGCTCAATCCGTTGAGTCAGGATTTATCCGTTATGCGGCAATCTATGCTTTTTTCTGGTCTAGAAGCTATTGAATACAACAGCAATCGTAAAAATAACAATTTAAAGTTTTTTGAATTCGGGAAAACCTACCACAACTTTCCGGGCGGTCGAACCGAAACCAAGCATTTGTCGCTCTTTGTAACAGGTTTAAAAAACGAGAGCAACTGGGCAACTCCGGATGCGAAAAGTAATTTTTTCTTCGGAAAAGGTGTCATTACGACAATCATGGAAGGGTTGGGACTTGATAATTACACGGAAGAAACCCCAGAGAATGATGTTTTTTCGGAAGCTATCGCCTTTAAAAGAAATAAAGATATACTTGTGGAATTTGGAATTGTAAAGACCAAAATCACCAAAGAACTTGATGTTGAGGCCGAAGTTTTTTACGCAGATTTCAATTGGGATTTGGTTTTGAAACAAATACCGGCAGGCAACTTCAAGTTAAAACCGATTGCTAAATTTCCTGCTGCCCAGCGGGATTTCGCACTTCTTTTGGACGATTCAGTAAAGTTTGGAGATTTGCGCAACGCAGCATTTCAATCAGAAAAAAAATTATTGAAAGGTGTTACACTTTTTGATGTGTATAAAGGTAAAAACCTGCCCGAGGGCAAAAAGAGTTATGCCATAAGCTTTACCATTCAAGATGAAGAAAAAACATTAACGGATAAGCAAATTGATAAGATAATGGGCAAACTACAGCAAAAATTTGAAAATGATTTTGGGGCTGTCCTTCGCTAA
- a CDS encoding fasciclin domain-containing protein, with protein MKSKLITTALFSIALVAGTTSIIAQDKMMKNEKTVMVGGAEMYPSKTIVANAVNSKDHTTLVAAVKTADLVETLQSDGPFTVFAPTNSAFEKLPKGTVESLLKPENKMKLQTILTYHVVSGKHSASDIKKDITKANGKATYKTVSGGTLSATMKGKNIMLMDENGGMATVTIADVNQSNGVIHVIDSVVLPK; from the coding sequence ATGAAATCAAAACTTATTACAACAGCATTATTTTCTATTGCCCTGGTGGCCGGAACAACATCAATTATTGCACAGGACAAAATGATGAAAAATGAAAAAACAGTAATGGTGGGGGGTGCCGAAATGTACCCCTCCAAAACCATTGTGGCAAACGCCGTAAACTCAAAAGACCATACAACACTGGTTGCAGCGGTAAAAACAGCAGATTTGGTTGAAACGCTACAGAGTGATGGGCCATTTACTGTTTTTGCCCCAACCAATTCAGCATTTGAAAAACTACCCAAGGGAACAGTTGAATCTTTACTTAAACCTGAAAATAAAATGAAATTGCAGACCATCCTAACGTATCACGTAGTTTCAGGAAAGCACAGCGCCTCAGATATTAAAAAGGACATAACAAAAGCTAATGGAAAAGCAACCTATAAGACTGTGAGTGGTGGAACTTTAAGTGCAACTATGAAAGGCAAAAATATAATGCTAATGGACGAAAACGGCGGAATGGCTACTGTAACAATAGCAGATGTAAACCAATCAAATGGTGTAATTCACGTTATTGACAGTGTTGTTTTGCCTAAATAA
- a CDS encoding fasciclin domain-containing protein, whose protein sequence is MKINTIFLILFTISCGANVSAQKYKSTKSDEVSKIFGESNFTSNKTFYENIEKAPNFTVLAKVLKNESLRKKLENQEMVTIFAISDEAFLNLSKKNRDSILDNTLVINSVVKYLAVPGRVDSYALKNEIAKNAGTIYLKTLDGQSLGVREVNGQLQLVDSEKGTATVIASDFYHKNGFFHIIDKVIFPPKED, encoded by the coding sequence ATGAAAATCAACACTATATTTCTGATACTTTTTACAATTAGTTGTGGAGCAAATGTTTCTGCACAAAAATACAAATCCACTAAAAGTGATGAAGTTTCCAAAATATTTGGTGAAAGTAACTTTACATCAAATAAAACTTTTTATGAAAATATCGAAAAGGCCCCAAATTTTACAGTTTTGGCTAAGGTGTTAAAAAACGAATCCTTAAGAAAGAAACTGGAAAATCAAGAAATGGTAACAATTTTTGCTATTTCGGATGAAGCCTTTTTGAATTTATCAAAAAAAAATCGGGATTCCATTTTAGACAATACATTGGTAATAAATTCGGTAGTTAAGTACTTGGCAGTGCCAGGCAGGGTAGATAGTTATGCATTAAAAAATGAAATAGCCAAAAATGCCGGAACCATTTATCTGAAAACACTAGATGGTCAAAGTTTAGGGGTTCGAGAAGTAAATGGGCAGTTGCAACTGGTAGATTCTGAAAAAGGAACAGCAACGGTTATCGCCTCAGATTTTTACCATAAAAATGGTTTTTTCCATATTATAGATAAAGTGATTTTTCCACCTAAGGAAGATTAG
- a CDS encoding putative signal transducing protein: protein MSENTEETIRIYTGSDIMAEALVGRLEEANITPILRDDQQSGVMFGYGNKFDDQVRVFVRKDELAIAQPIVDSFLKETEE from the coding sequence ATGTCAGAAAACACAGAAGAAACAATTAGAATATATACTGGATCCGATATTATGGCCGAGGCGCTCGTAGGAAGATTGGAAGAAGCAAATATTACCCCAATCCTCAGGGATGACCAGCAGAGTGGCGTTATGTTTGGTTACGGAAATAAATTTGATGATCAAGTGCGGGTATTTGTGCGCAAGGACGAGCTTGCCATAGCCCAGCCAATTGTCGATTCATTTTTAAAAGAGACAGAAGAATAA
- a CDS encoding DUF2007 domain-containing protein — protein MSETKRIYTGPTLIAKGLVARLNEIGINPIERNDHDSSVRAGFTMSIANQTMIFIRKDEFEKAKETIEEFLKEIGDH, from the coding sequence ATGTCTGAAACAAAACGAATTTACACGGGCCCAACATTAATAGCCAAAGGTCTTGTAGCCAGATTGAATGAAATTGGCATTAACCCTATTGAAAGAAACGATCATGACAGTAGTGTACGTGCGGGTTTTACAATGAGCATTGCCAACCAAACAATGATTTTTATACGAAAGGACGAATTTGAAAAGGCAAAAGAAACCATTGAAGAATTCTTAAAAGAAATTGGCGACCACTAA
- a CDS encoding ABC-F family ATP-binding cassette domain-containing protein, whose amino-acid sequence MLSVSNLSVQFGKRVLFDEVSTQFTSGNIYGIIGANGAGKSTFLKIISGKQDPTSGHVHLEKGKRMSVLEQNHNAYDDYNVLETVVRGNKELFSIKTQIDKLYEDYTDENAEKIGELQVAFEEMNGWNADSDAAAMLSNLGIDESLHYTMMKDLDGKQKVRVLLAQALFGNPDVLIMDEPTNDLDYETISWLENFLANYDNCVIVVSHDRHFLDSVCTHISDIDFGKINHYSGNYTFWYESSQLAARQRAQQNKKAEEKRKELQEFIMRFSANVAKSKQATSRKKMLEKLNVEEIKPSSRRYPAIIFEREREAGDQILNVENLSASIDGEVLFKNVDINLAKGDKVVIYSRDSRAATAFYEILNGHAKPDTGSFQWGITTNQSYLPLDNEEFFQNNLSLVDWLRQYAKTEEEREEVFLRGFLGKMLFSGEEALKKSSVLSGGEKVRCMLSRMMMLRANVLMLDEPTNHLDLESITAFNNSLKNFKGTVLLTTHDHEFAQTVGNRIIELTPNGAIDRYMSFDEYMGDKKIKELRDKMYAVEA is encoded by the coding sequence ATGCTTTCAGTTTCAAATCTTTCGGTACAATTTGGTAAAAGAGTCTTGTTTGACGAAGTGAGCACACAGTTCACAAGTGGCAATATTTATGGCATTATTGGTGCCAATGGAGCCGGAAAATCTACCTTTTTGAAAATCATTTCAGGCAAGCAGGATCCTACTTCCGGCCACGTTCATTTAGAGAAGGGCAAGCGCATGTCTGTTCTGGAGCAAAACCACAACGCATATGATGATTATAATGTTTTGGAAACAGTGGTTCGTGGCAATAAGGAATTATTCTCCATAAAAACCCAAATAGATAAACTTTACGAAGATTATACAGATGAAAACGCTGAAAAAATTGGCGAACTTCAAGTAGCTTTTGAAGAAATGAACGGATGGAACGCTGATAGTGATGCCGCGGCAATGCTTTCAAATTTAGGCATTGACGAAAGCTTGCATTATACCATGATGAAGGATTTGGACGGAAAACAAAAAGTACGTGTGCTTTTGGCACAGGCACTGTTTGGAAATCCAGACGTGCTTATTATGGATGAGCCTACCAACGATCTTGACTATGAAACGATCAGTTGGCTGGAAAACTTTTTAGCAAATTATGATAACTGCGTAATTGTGGTTTCACATGACCGTCACTTTTTAGACTCCGTTTGCACACACATTAGTGATATTGACTTCGGAAAAATTAACCATTACAGCGGTAACTATACTTTTTGGTATGAAAGTAGCCAACTTGCGGCCCGTCAGCGCGCTCAGCAAAATAAAAAGGCCGAGGAAAAGCGCAAAGAGCTACAGGAATTTATTATGCGTTTCAGTGCAAACGTAGCAAAGAGCAAGCAAGCAACATCCCGAAAAAAAATGCTCGAAAAGCTAAATGTTGAAGAAATAAAGCCTTCCAGCCGCCGTTATCCGGCAATTATTTTTGAACGCGAGCGTGAAGCAGGCGACCAGATTTTAAATGTAGAAAACCTTTCTGCTTCTATTGACGGCGAAGTACTTTTTAAAAATGTGGACATCAACTTGGCGAAGGGCGATAAAGTGGTTATTTATTCACGAGATTCCCGAGCTGCCACGGCATTTTATGAAATATTGAATGGGCACGCAAAACCGGATACGGGTTCCTTTCAATGGGGAATTACCACAAACCAAAGTTATTTGCCTTTAGACAATGAAGAGTTTTTTCAAAACAATCTTTCGTTGGTAGACTGGTTGCGTCAATACGCTAAAACAGAGGAGGAGCGCGAAGAAGTTTTTCTTCGGGGCTTCTTGGGAAAAATGCTCTTCAGTGGTGAAGAGGCCTTAAAGAAAAGCAGTGTGCTTTCTGGAGGCGAAAAAGTGCGCTGTATGCTAAGCCGGATGATGATGCTACGCGCTAATGTTTTGATGCTTGATGAGCCTACAAACCACTTAGATTTGGAATCCATTACAGCTTTTAACAATTCATTAAAAAATTTCAAGGGAACGGTTTTATTGACCACGCATGATCATGAGTTTGCCCAAACGGTAGGTAACCGCATTATTGAACTTACCCCCAACGGTGCGATTGATCGCTATATGAGTTTTGACGAATATATGGGTGATAAAAAAATTAAGGAACTGCGCGATAAAATGTACGCAGTTGAAGCTTAA